A window of the Arachis duranensis cultivar V14167 chromosome 5, aradu.V14167.gnm2.J7QH, whole genome shotgun sequence genome harbors these coding sequences:
- the LOC107472139 gene encoding salicylate carboxymethyltransferase-like → MTKFHVPEGVVNNKGNIYMASTSPLNVFEAYYEQFQRDFSLFLKCRAEEVVEGGCMILTFLGRRSDDPSSKECCYIWELLAMALNEMVFEGIIKEEEVNRFNIPQYTPSPSEVKSEVMKEGSFSIDRLDVSEVHWNPFNDDGSDDGGYHVANLMRSVAEPLLTTHFGEAIIEDAFCRYRRILTRIMSKETTMFINVTVSMTRTAS, encoded by the exons ATGACAAAGTTTCAC GTTCCTGAAGGTGTAGTGAACAACAAGGGGAACATTTACATGGCGAGCACAAGTCCCTTAAACGTCTTCGAGGCCTATTACGAGCAATTTCAAAGAGACTTCTCTTTGTTTCTCAAGTGTCGTGCTGAAGAGGTGGTTGAAGGGGGCTGTATGATTCTAACATTTTTGGGAAGAAGAAGTGATGACCCATCTAGTAAAGAGTGTTGCTACATTTGGGAACTTCTTGCCATGGCTCTTAATGAAATGGTCTTCGAG GGTATtataaaggaagaagaagtgaacAGATTCAACATCCCTCAATACACACCATCCCCATCTGAAGTGAAATCAGAGGTTATGAAAGAAGGCTCATTCAGCATCGACCGCTTAGACGTTTCTGAAGTACATTGGAATCCTTTTAATGATGATGGCTCCGATGATGGAGGATACCATGTTGCAAACCTCATGCGCTCTGTTGCTGAACCTTTGCTAACCACCCACTTTGGAGAAGCCATAATCGAAGATGCTTTTTGCCGCTACCGAAGAATCTTAACCCGTATTATGTCTAAGGAGACAACTATGTTTATTAATGTCACTGTTTCCATGACACGAACTGCATCATGA